GTGATTCTTTCGTTTTTGGCTTCTTCACCTGACCAAGCATATACACCGAAAGAAATCCACGAAGCAACTGATGTTGCACGGGGAAGCGTTGGTGTTGTACTTTCACGGTTGGAGAGTCGAGGACTGGTTCGCCATCGAGGCGACTACTGGGCAGTTGCAACCGGAGAGGATGTAGAACAGACGCTCAACTCAATGCGGATCGCCAATACAGTAACAGATCGGTTTGGTCCAGAAAACCCCGATGAGTGGGGGGAAGGTATCGAAGTCGGTGCCGAGGATGGTAAATGAACTATTCGCAGGGAGAAGTCTGGTGGGGGCCAGCACCACACAAGTCCAACCCAGCATATCGACCATGGCTCATAATCAGTGACGAGACGCATCCATTTACTGACGAAGAATGTATTGTGATGGCACTGACAACGCAACAGCATCCGGCTGGAATAGCTGTACTCGAAGACGACTGGATTCGTGGCGGTTCAGACAAAGACGCATTCATTTCTCCGTGGTACGTGACGAACATGAAGCACCGTGATATCGACAACCTGCAAGGAGTGTTGTCAGATACGGTCATTACTGAGGCGATTAGAGAACTCCGAAGTTACACGCCGATCAGCGAAGAAGACTAAAAGGCCTCTCAGTTGGTGTTAGCAGTTCAGTGCTTATTCAAGCAAGTGGGTTTTGAAGTAGTAGCAACGAGAAGGTAGTGATATCCGTTCTCAACAAAAAGAGTAGCTGTTTAAATACTAATACCCTAAAAACAGAAAATCCCTGTTGAATCCGCGGTATGATGGATTTTGATAGGAGTTAATGACAAAAAGTCTCATCTGGAGTCTGTTAGAACGAGCCGTGCAAGATAGAACACGCATATTCAGCACATATTGAGTGAATGGAAAAGAATGGTTACTAAGCGATGTATACGACTGTCGGGTCACCGGATGTCCAGCAGTACGCCAGTCTTCGACAGCAATTCGAGAACGTCGACAAGGTCCTGACCGTGACGACGAACGGCTATTCTCGGCAGGCCAGAGAGATTGCTGAGGACCTGAACGTGAAACTCATCGATTGTAATGGCCTCGTCGAACTAATCGACGAGCACGATACACTCGATTTGGTTGCCGAGTATCTCGATTTCATTGAGCCAGTCGAACAGTCGGAGTCGGACGAGCCAGAACGCTCTGATGATGCACCTCTAAACGATACTGGGGACGTATCGACTTCTCAGGAGCCGTCGATGGATTCGCAGTCATCGTCGCCAGAAACGCTTCTATCGAGACGCTGGCAGAACGTGATACTGGGAGCATCGCTTGGATGGCTGGTGGCGTTGTTTGGCGTGACAGCAGTTCCTGATGGCCTGTTGGGTGCTCTGTTTCTTGGGTCGGGGATCGGGTTACCGATAGCAATCTATCTCGATACCCGTGTGTTTTGAATGAGTATACTGAGTGGCCGAAGTATCGCTGGCTCTACATCGTCAGTTTGCTGGTGTGGTTCCTTGCGGTGGTCCTCGGTGGAATTTATTTGTGGCGTCGACGGTCAGCCATCGGAGCCGGAAAATAATTCACACCTCCGACTGGGTTGCCAGTAGAGAGATAATTACTTGTTTGACTCTGTTGGCTGTTCACACTGTAACTCGGTGATAAAAAGTTGGTCGTCGACCTTGTAGAGCCAGCCGCGCTTGAGTAGGTAATCGATTGCGTGGTCGATATCAGCGTCACTGAAATCCGGATTGGCCTCTACGATGAGTTCCGTTGCCTGGTGGTGTGTAAATGAGTCATGGGTCGACTGCTTGCAGAGATACCGCTCAAGAGGGAGATAGGCATTTTGAATCCAGTTTGGGAGTGGTGGGTGACTCTCAGTTGGCATTGGTCGGTGTCGATTCAAGCTACTTCATCCACCTACTTAACAGGGCAATCTGGAATTTCGGCTCACTGTCTGGTCGACACGTGATAGGAGTCGGTGCTGTGGTGATTTTTTTATATTCCGGCGATCCAACTAGTAAGCAGATTAATGACTGCACCGTGGATGACGCCTACTGGTATCACATATATGAGCCTGTTTGTTTTCAGTGGGCTTGCCTGTTTTTCGGTGGTTCCACGGGCTAGAACGTTCAATGATGCTGAACTACGGTACGGATTGATCGGACTTCTTTCGACGACGGGTCTCTGGGCAATTCTCAAGACGGCTTTTTTTATTGTCCCAGATCCGTTTCGAGAGATCACGTACACGGTTGGACTGGTATTCGGCTTCGCAACTGTGTGGGCATGGCTCTACTTTGCGTCTGCCTACACCGGTCGACGGTTACATACGAATCCAACACTCCGTCGACTCGCTGGTAGTGTGTTTCTGACTGTCGTGACAATTAAAATTACAAATCCGATTCACGGATTGTATTTTACTACAACTGAAGTGACCACACCGTTTCGACATTTAGCAATCAACCATGGTGTGATACACTGGGTCTCAACTGGTTTGGCATACGTGCTTGCGGCCATTGGGCTGTTTATGATCTTCGAACTGTATGTCGAATCTGAGTACAACACACGATCACTGACTATCGTTACCGGCCTGCTGGCGCTGCCTATCGTCTTTGATCTTATTGCAATCATGACACCGGTATTGATTGACTTCATTTATGCACCGCTCGGCGTCGCAGCGTTCGCTGTTGGGGCGGTGTCTTTGTTCGGAGAACAACTTCTGGCAGTTCGGACGGCGACCCACAGTACTGCTGCAGCAGTCATTGTCGATAGCAACGATCGGATTCGAGATTTTTCGTCAGCTGCTGAGAGTGTGTTTCCGGAACTTGAAGGGGCGGTCGGAGAGAAACTCGCCAGCGTACTCCCAGCAGTGGCAGCCACACGAGATTCTGATGAGAGCATTATTGAACGCGACGGCGACAGCGACGACCAGTCGGACTACTATTTTGTTTCGTCCAGATCAATGACGACCGGCGACTCGACAGTAACGGTCCTCGCGCTCGCCGATATTACTGAGCGCGAACGCCAACGCCGGCAGCTGGTCCAACGAGAACGTGAACTCGATCAACGGAACGAATTGTATCGGGCTATTATGGCGGCGAGCTTCGCGTTCATTTTCCGCATCGACTTGGAAGGCCGGTTCAGTTTCGTTTCGCCGACTGTTGAGGCGTTCCTCGGGTACGCGCCTGACGAACTCACCGGCGAGCCGATTTCTGTGCTCGCCTCGGACGAAGAGACGTTCAACGAGGCAACTAATCATATAGAGGAAGTTATCGAGGGTAAATCACTCGAAATGCATGATCACCCGGTTGCAACTCGATCCGGTCGCACTGTGTACGTCGACATGCGGATGGTTCCGATATACGAGCCGAGTGTCGACCAGGATGAGCGGACACCAGCCGATATTGTTGGACTGCAAGTGATGGTTCGAGACGCGAGTAAAAGACGCCAGCGGGAAGGCTTGATTAGCGTCATAAATCGCGTGCTGCGGCACAACGTTCGTAACAAAATGACGGTGATCACCGGGCGTGCTGAAATGCTAGCGGCCGAACTCAATGGGGATGCTAAATCGAGTGCTGATGCGATTGTGCAAGCGTCCAACCGGCTGTTGGACCTCACGGAATCAGCTCGTCACATCGAGGAGAACCGCGAGCTGTCTCCTGAGTTGGAACCCATGGATATCGTTCCGATCATTTCCGATGTGGTCGCTCAACTCGAAGAACGCTATCCGGATACTGCAGTGACAACCGAGATTCCCGAGACAGCAGTCGCTGAGACGTTGCCACGAATCGAGACGGCGCTGTGGGAACTGCTTGAAAATGCTGCCGAACACACCGGCCCAGAGCCGACTGTTGGTGTCAACGTTACCACGACCGACGAACAGATACTCATCACAATCGCTGATGAGGGCCCTGGTTTTCCCGAAGACGAGCGTCAAGTTCTGGCTGACGGGAAAGAAGAGCCACTGGTTCACGGCCAAGGCCTCGGCCTGTACCTCGCCTATTGGATCATCACGAATCTCGACGGAGAAATTGAGGTACCCAAATCACAGTCCGGAACAACGATTACAATCAGACTTCCGACTGCATCAAACCCTTCGTAACGATTAGCGGTGACGCTCTTGTGTAGAAACGTGGAAAGCCCCTATAGCTACGGTCTACGGTGCCAAATGAGGAGGTCTTCCCTCCTCAGACCCAGCCTTCGGCCGGATGCTTCGCCAGCTCGTCGATCTTGGCGTGGTTCCCGAAAGGAGCGTCGCCAGCGGATTATCCTCCTGGTGCGGATCGCTAATTGTGATCCCGATGGGTGATTTGTCCATCGCACGTGTTTTCATTCGAAGTTCTGTCTCCCGCTGGATCCGAGCGGTGATGTCGCGGGTAATCAGTAGATGCTGTCCCGGAACGATATTTGCAGTACCGACGTACTCGATCGTTCGGTCGACTTCGCCATTGTCGGTAATCGTCATCCGTTTCTTGAAACCCTCCTCCGTCACGAAGCGTCTCCCAGGCAGTATCGAAATCGGATGACTCCGGTTGGAATTCGCGGAGCGACCGCCCTAAGAGGGACTCCGTCTCAGTCTCAAAGACTGTTGAGGCTGCCGGGTTCGCATCAATGATCTGGGCGGTATACCCAACCAGAGTACCCGTTTGAGTGCCATTTATATGGCATTCAGATAACTTAAGATGCCGAAATTCTAACGCAGACACAATAATGGCTGTATCGATCTACGAGACAATTGTCGAAGAGAGCGATGACGGCATTTTCGTTGCACAGGACGGAGAGATTGTCTACACGAATCCTCAACTCCGGAATCTGACCGGATACATGAAAGGAGAACTTGACGGAGTACCGAAGACACAAATTATTGCACCGGACGACAAAGATCGTGTTGCGGCGTATCACCAATCACGGCTCGCTGGGGAGCCCGTTCCCAATAAATACGAAATCGAACTCGAAACGAAAGATGGTGATCGGCTCCCAGTTGAGATCTCAGTCAGCGATGGCGAGTACGAAGATGGACGGGCTGCCTACGTCATTTGCCGCGATACTAGAGACCGAAAAGAACGAGAAGCTGACCTTCTGGAGTTAGCTCGTGAGTACGAGTCAGTGTTCCAAGCCAGTGAAGACCCCCTATTTGTGCTTTCTGTCGACGATGATGAGACGATTCGATTCCAACGATTCAACGAACGTGAGGAAGAGTTCACCGGTAAATCGACCGAAGAAATTCGTGGTAAAACACCAGTAGAGGTCTTTGGTGAAGACCTCGGGTCGACGCTCGAAGCAAACTACCAGCAGTGTCTGGACCGAGGTGAACCGACCACATACGAAGAGCAACTACAACTCAGCGGCGAGCGTACCTACTGGCAGACAAAGCTCACCCCAGTCACGACTGATGGTGAAATCACCCGTATCATCGGCATCGGTCGAGAGATAACGGAACTCAAAGAACAACAGCACGAACTCGAACAGAGCCGACAGCGCCTGCAAGCATTGTTCGATAGGGCACCAGATTCGATCATCGTTCACGACAAAACCGGAGACATTCTCGATGTCAACGAGCAGACTACCGACAGTTTAGGCTACACACAAAAGGAACTCATCGGACAGAATGTCACTGATATTGAAGTTGGAGTCGATCCAGCCGATCTTGAAGAGTACTGGACGGAGCTGTTGCCCGGTGAAACCCTGAAAATCAGCAGCAAGCATGAATCCCAAGACGGGACGCAGTTCCCAGTCGAAGTCTGGGTGACGAAACTCGAAGTCGACGACGAGACACAATACTTGGCACTCACACGAGATATCACCGAACAAGTCGAACAAAGACGTGAGATCAAGGGACTCAACGAACGGCTCAAACTTGCCGTTGAGGGAGCTGGCGTCGGCGTGTGGGATTGGAATATGCAGACCGATAGGGTAGAGTTCAACGAACAGTGGGCTGAAATGCTCGG
This genomic stretch from Halorubrum lacusprofundi ATCC 49239 harbors:
- a CDS encoding MarR family transcriptional regulator, with the protein product MPIDIERFESDPEEELKPQGTTNAEVILSFLASSPDQAYTPKEIHEATDVARGSVGVVLSRLESRGLVRHRGDYWAVATGEDVEQTLNSMRIANTVTDRFGPENPDEWGEGIEVGAEDGK
- a CDS encoding restriction endonuclease, which codes for MYTTVGSPDVQQYASLRQQFENVDKVLTVTTNGYSRQAREIAEDLNVKLIDCNGLVELIDEHDTLDLVAEYLDFIEPVEQSESDEPERSDDAPLNDTGDVSTSQEPSMDSQSSSPETLLSRRWQNVILGASLGWLVALFGVTAVPDGLLGALFLGSGIGLPIAIYLDTRVF
- a CDS encoding ATP-binding protein, with product MTAPWMTPTGITYMSLFVFSGLACFSVVPRARTFNDAELRYGLIGLLSTTGLWAILKTAFFIVPDPFREITYTVGLVFGFATVWAWLYFASAYTGRRLHTNPTLRRLAGSVFLTVVTIKITNPIHGLYFTTTEVTTPFRHLAINHGVIHWVSTGLAYVLAAIGLFMIFELYVESEYNTRSLTIVTGLLALPIVFDLIAIMTPVLIDFIYAPLGVAAFAVGAVSLFGEQLLAVRTATHSTAAAVIVDSNDRIRDFSSAAESVFPELEGAVGEKLASVLPAVAATRDSDESIIERDGDSDDQSDYYFVSSRSMTTGDSTVTVLALADITERERQRRQLVQRERELDQRNELYRAIMAASFAFIFRIDLEGRFSFVSPTVEAFLGYAPDELTGEPISVLASDEETFNEATNHIEEVIEGKSLEMHDHPVATRSGRTVYVDMRMVPIYEPSVDQDERTPADIVGLQVMVRDASKRRQREGLISVINRVLRHNVRNKMTVITGRAEMLAAELNGDAKSSADAIVQASNRLLDLTESARHIEENRELSPELEPMDIVPIISDVVAQLEERYPDTAVTTEIPETAVAETLPRIETALWELLENAAEHTGPEPTVGVNVTTTDEQILITIADEGPGFPEDERQVLADGKEEPLVHGQGLGLYLAYWIITNLDGEIEVPKSQSGTTITIRLPTASNPS